GGATATAAGATCCAATTCCAACCTTTATTAGAGAATGACTATATAAATTTGTGGTCTGACCTATCTAAAAATAAGGATCTTGAGTTGCTTCCTTCTGCTCTTGAAACCCTATTAAACCTACATTCTTTACATAAAGTAGGATATTTCCCATGTTTACCTAAAGATATTCTAGGTATTAGCCAAGATATTATTCAGTTTGAAGAGATTGCACCTCAGGTGAACTCTACTATATTACAAAGGGCGTGGGATCTTTATTTTACTGCTGACGAGCACGGAGGGTCGGTATTATGAGCAAAGGAACGATCATATTTTTATTAGTCCTGTCGGTAGTATTTGGATTGGGCGCAGTTATGGTGGCCAAGCAGTGGATGGAGGGTCAAACTCAGCCACAAGTGAAGGTTGAAACTATTGAGCGTCATCCGGTGGTGATTGCGGCAGTGGATATTCCTGAAGGGACTGTTATTGAAGCCAAGCATTTAGCTAAGAAGCAACTTGAAGTGGCATGGATAGACTCTACGGTGGTTAAGGACTATGGCCAACTTGAGGGTATGGTTGCCAAAAACCAAGTGTTTGCAGGTCAAATTATCCATATATCGCACTTTGGTGGCCCGAATGAGGGCGCAAGCCTAGCTGTACTTATTCCTGAAGATAAAAGGGCGTTAACAATACGAGTTAATGATGTTATCGGGGTGGCGGGTTTCCTTCTTCCTGGTAATAAGGTCGATATCCTAAATACCAGAAATAATCGCACCTCAACGGTATTAAAAAATATTCGGGTTTTGGCTGTAGACCAAACCGCAAGAACTAATGATAACAAGCCTATTATAGTAAGAGCTGTAACCTTAGAAGTAACACCAAGAGAAGCGGAAAAGCTGTTAACTGAAAACAGCCGCGGAACGATTCAATTAGCGTTAAGAAATCCGCAAACTATTGATAAACCACAAAGACGTTATGTGGCTCCGCCTAGTGTGACTATTATTAAAGGCACCAGCCGTTCAAGTATTCGAGTCAGCGAGTGAGGTACACATGAAAAGGATTTTAGTACTCATATTCACAATGGTAAGTTTTGTATCTGTTTCGTTGGCAGCATCGCAGTCGGGCAGGACTATTTCGATACCACATCATAAATCAACCCATGTAGAGATAGCAGGTAAAGCGAAGAAGGTTTCTCTAGGGGATCCCAATGTGCTTGATATTGTAATGATACGTTCAGATGAGCTGTTTCTGATCGGTAAAAAATTGGGTTCGACTAACCTATCGGTTTGGGATGCACAAGGTCGACTAATTGAATCATTAAACGTAGAAGTAACTCACGATCTAAATAACCTAAAGCAGAAGCTATATGAGTTTTTACCGAATGAGCAAGTACAGGTTCATAGCTCGCAAGACAAGCTTATTTTGAGTGGTTTAGTCAGTAATCAAGAGAATATGAATATTGCTGTTAAAGTCGCACAAACCTATTCTGCGGGGCAAGCTGCAAATGCGACTGAAGACGATGCAGGCGAAGCGGATGTTGGGGTTATCAACCTAATGACCATAGGCGGAGCACAACAGGTCATGCTGGAGGTTACCGTAGCCGAAGTGCAACGCTCTTTAGTGCGTCGCTTTGATTCCAATTTTCACTTCTTCCAAAAAAGTGGTGATTTCACGTGGGGTGCAACAAGTGCGGGGGCTGGTATAGGTCAGAATGCGATATCTGGAATTATTCAGCCAATAATTGGTAATGTTGGTGCCAATGAATTTGGCTTACTTGGGGGGCTGGTAGACAGCAATACTTTGTTTACTTTTGCCTTGGATATCGCAAAAGAAAATGGTGTGGCTAAGGTTCTAGCTGAACCAAACTTGACCACATTAAGTGGTTCTCAAGCAAAATTTTTAGCCGGTGGTGAGTTTCCAATTCCTGTACCAAATGATGACGGGATAGGCATTGAATATAAGGAATACGGTGTTGGGCTAGATTTTGTTCCAGTTGTACTTAGTGATCAAAAAATTAACCTTCAACTGGCGGTTGAGGTGAGTGAAGTTGCAGCAACTGGTGCTCTGTCATATAACCCGGGTGATTCTAATGCCGCCTATATTGTTCCCCCTATTACCAAGCGAAGCGCTTCTTCTACGCTAGAACTTGCAGACGGCCAGACTATCGGGATTGCGGGTCTGTTAAATGAAAACAGTCGTGATATTGCTAATGAAATGCCTGGTGTTGGAGACATCCCAGTATTAGGTAACTTGTTTAAGAGTAAGCAGTACGTATCGGGAGAAACTGAACTTGTTATCTTGGTTACCCCACGCTTAGCCAAACCTATTGATAGAAATAAAATCACATTACCAACAGATGGTTTTGTTGAACCGTCGGATATCGAGTTTTATCTGATAGGTAAATCTGCCTATTACGATTCGGAGCTCGTTGTACCAAATAGTGAAAAACAAGCACCCGAAAGCAATAAGGTGCCGTCATCACAGGGTGGATCTGAAGGCCAGTTTGGACATTCATTATAGGGAACATCACCATGGATAAAATATTTATAACATTGTGCTTAATGGTTGGTTTGGTTGGATGCTCTAACAATAGTGAACTGGGCAAATCCGTAGCCTACCTCAAAGCAGAACAGACCTATAACCCCAATGCTACCGAGGAAAACCTAGGAGTGTTACCAGAAGGAAGTGGTGAGAGGGCTCAAGCTTCTATTAAGGGCTATAATAAAGGGGCAAGCAAGAACATATCAATTGGTTCAGGCTTTAGTAATTAACAATTTTAATAAAATTAGTTGCCATCTCATGCCTTGACCGTGCTTAAAGGAATTACAGCCGGTTTGGGCTTTTTGTCTGATATCCATTACCCCACTATAGCTGGCGGAGGACAGATAAAATAATTGGTATCTGTTGAATTTTAACGAGGCCAAGGAATGAGCGAAATAGTTAAAATCACACCGGACAATAACCACTTTAAATTGGTGTTAAAGAGCCAATTACAAATTTGGGTTGTTTATAGTCATGAGTCGTTTAAGGCTCACCTAAACAAGCAATTTGCAGGGTGTAACAATGTATCTCTAGTTTTTATGGAGCTGGAGCGCTTGGCTGAAGGTGTACTAAACCAATCGGCGGCACCAGACCTATTATTTGTTCAGGCATCTAGTGACTGGGCGCATAATATTTCGGAACTTTATGAAAATAATGGGCTATTGCAAGCAGGAAATACCACATTAATAGTGTTCGGTGATGAAGCCGATAGCATCGAGCTAAAAACCGCATTGCGTATTGGAGCGTCGGATTTCCTCTCAGAATCAACGACTCTTGAGGGGCTTGCTAATCTTCTTAAAACCATTTCACAAGAGAAACTGTCTTCACGACACCTATCTGAATTATTTACCTTTATTAACAGTAAAGGGGGATGTGGCGCATCTACTGTGGCGATGAATGTCGCGATTGAGTTAGCGAAGATAGAATCGAACAAGGTGCTGCTGCTTGATCTCGATGTTCAATTTGGGGCTATCCAAGATTATTTAGATCTTCAACCTCAACACGGACTGCATGATGTCATTGATGGCGCTTCAGGTTTAGATGAAGTCTCTCTTGAGTCTCTGGTGTCCAAACACTCCAGTAATTTGTATTTTTTGAATTTTCAACAACTCCACCCCATCGAAAATGAGTTAAAAGCTCGCGATTTACATCGTGTGATCCCTTTGCTACGTCAGTACTACACTCATATTGTTGCGGATCTCTCTAGAGGAATTGAGGCCAATTATGGATCTTTGATTTCTCTTGCGACCAAAAATTATTTGATTGCGCAGCAAGGATACGTATCGCTAAAGAATACTAATGACATGGTATCCGTATTAGAGCTTGAATTTGGCACTCCTAAAAATCAGTTAGAAGTGGTGATAAATCGCTACGACAAAAAGCATCAATTAAAAATCACTGATATTGAAGAGGCTTTAGGGGATGTAAGAGTGCATGTGTTACCCAATGACTATAAAACGGTCAATGAAAGCTCAAATCTAGGTAAACCATTTGCGATGAATAAAAAGAGTACTCCGATTTCAAATGCAGTTACTCAACTTGCTCTGTCGATTGTCCCACAATCGGAATCTCAAACCAGTTGGCTTAAGAAACTATTTAGTTAAGTGAGGAACAACTATGTTTTTCAAAAGAAAAAATATTAACCCAGATTTTGAGCGAAAAGCGAATAGTGCTGAAAATCAAGAACAAGAACAAGAGCAAGTTGTTGAGACTAAGGTGAGTATTTCGCCGGTAACAAATGTGAGCCAGTCTGATATTGATAATGTCCCAGAGTTAGATAAAGCACAAAAGCAAGAACAGGACGTTAAACACTACTTCCATAAAAAGCTATTAGAGACCCTTGATTTAGGTGTGTTATCTAATCTCGAAGAAGGAAGGGCGAAAAGAGAACTGCAAGAAGCTGTAAGCCAGCTAATGAATGATGATAAAACCCATCCAGTAAGCTTGGAAGGGAGAAAACGTGTCATTAAGCAGATAGAAGACGAAGTGTTCGGGTTAGGGCCTTTAGAGCCGCTTTTAAATGATCGAAGCGTGTCGGATATTTTGGTCAATGGACCTCAAAGCGTATACGTCGAGAGGTTTGGTAAACTGGAGCGAACCCCGCATACGTTTTTAGATGAAAGGCACTTGCGGAATATTATCGATAGAATCGTTAGTCAAGTTGGGCGTAGGATTGATGAAGCATCGCCAATGGTTGATGCTCGCTTAAAAGATGGCTCTAGGGTTAACGCGATAATTCAACCCCTTGCAATCGATGGTGCCTCGGTTTCAATTCGTCGCTTTGCAGTAGACCGTTTGACCATGGATAATATGTTAGGTTTTAACTCTCTTTCTCCAGAGATGGCCAAATTTATCGAAGCGGCTGTTACTGGGGAGCTGAATATTCTCATATCTGGTGGTACCGGTTCAGGGAAAACTACCACCCTCAATATATTCTCTGGTTTCATACCCAGTAATAAACGCATCGTAACTATTGAGGATTCAGCTGAACTTCAATTACAACAGCCACATGTCGTTCGCCTTGAAACCCGCCCTGCTAACCTTGAAGGGAAAGGAGAGATTACCCAGCGTGATTTAGTTAAGAACTCACTTCGTATGCGTCCAGATAGAATCGTGATTGGTGAGGTGCGTGGTTCCGAAGCGGTAGATATGCTTTCAGCTATGAACACAGGTCACGATGGTTCACTGGCCACGATTCACGCAAACACCCCTCGAGATGCCCTTAGCCGGGTAGAAAATATGTTCGCCATGGCTGGATGGAACATGACTGCAAAAAACCTGCGTTCACAAATTGCGTCTGCTATTCACCTTGTGGTTCAGATGGAGCGTCAAGAAGACGGTAAACGTCGCATGGTTAGTGTATGTGAGATTAACGGTATGGAAGGTGATGTTATTACTATGTCGGAAATATTTAAGTTCCGCCGTCGAGGTATTGATGAGAACGGTAATATTATCGGTGAATATATTGCGACAGGAATCGTGCCATCTTGTCATGACAACTTGGTAAAAAGAGGTCTGGATATTCCATTTGAACTCTTTAAAGCCAGTAACTAGAGAGGCATTAGGCTATGGATAATTTGGGTTTATTTCTAGTATTGCTGTTTTTTGCTGTTCTATTTATCTCACAAGCATTGCTGTTACCTGTTGCAGGACAAAAGGCAAAACATGGTGAGTTGGCCAAGCGACTAAAGCAGGCTCAGCGTAAGGTAGACGAAGAGAGTTTGTCATTACTTCAAGAGTATTATCTTAAAGAAATGACCCCCTTTGAAAGGCAGATGGTTAAAATACCTGCCTTTGAACGCCTTAAAAAAATGCTTGAACTAGGAGGCCTAAAAGTAACCCTCGGGCGTTTGATGGGGTGGGTTACGTTAGCAAGTGTCTTAGCGTTAGTTGTATCTCTGGTGTTAAACCAGCAGTGGTATGTATCGGTAGCTATTTTCTTTGCGCCGGTGGTTATCACATATATGTGGATCCAGCGCTGTATATCTAAACGACTACAAACCTTTGAAGAGCAGTTACCAGAATCGTTAGATATTATTAAGCGGGTCCTTCAGGCGGGCCAACCGATAAACCAAGCCTTTAAAGAGGTTGGTGAGGAGATGCCAGACCCTATTGGACTGGAATTTAGTAAAACCTTTAACCTGCTCAATTTTGGCTATGATATGCGCCTTGCAATTATGCAGATGGTTGATAGAACACCAACTGTGTCTATGTTGGCTTTTGCGAGTGCAGTTATTTTGCAAAAAGAGACAGGGGGTAATTTGACTGAGAACCTTGATAAGGTTTCGAAGGTTTTACGTGCTAGGTTTAAACTAGCTAGGAAAATAAGAACCCTATCAGCAGAGGCTCGTCTTTCCTCATGGATCTTAGTACTGTCTCCTTTCGCACTTTATATATTAACTATGTTTATCAACCCAACTCATGCTGAACTATTGATTAGTGATCCTCGAGGTATTACCGCAGTGAGCGTTGGTATCGTGAGCCTTGCGATTGGTGCGTTTTGGATAAGAAGAATTGTAAATATTAAGGTGTAGTTATGGATTTCAATAGCTTACTAGGTACATCATCACTGCAAGACTTAATCAGTCGCGATAATCTTTTCTTATTTATGGTTATGGTTGGCACAGTCTTAGCGGTTATGGCTGTCGGGATGCTAGTGCTGGGCGTTAACTCGCCTTTAAAAAGAAAACTGAAATCGATTAGTGGTGATTCTGACCCACATGCAAGGTCTGATCGAATGGACAGCGCGTTAAAAAACTTTGCACCACTCATGGTTCCCAACTCAGCTAAAGAAAGACACAGTATACAACTGCAACTTATTCAGGCTGGGTATCATGATCAAAGTGCCTTAAATCTGTTTTATGCGATAAAGCTATTTAGTGCATTGATCGGTGTATTTTTATCGGCCGTTGTATATTTCCTGATGAGAGACTCAGGATATATGACACTGCTTATTATTGTGGCCTTGTGGTTTGGTCTATTTGGTCCAAATATGGTTTTGGCCAAGATGGTTTCTGAGCGAAAAGACAGGGTCAAAGCGGCGGTCCCCGATGCTTTAGACTTACTCGTAGTGTGTACTGAATCTGGCTTGGGGTTCAATGCCGCGCTTAAAAGAGTGGGAGACGAGCTTATGGTGAGTCACCCCGATTTTGCCGCCGAACTAGAGACGGTATGCGCTAAGATTCAAGCCGGTGTTGAAATGCCAATCGCCTTTAAAGAGTTGGTCGATAGAACCGGTGTAGTTGAGTTGACTGGGCTAGTGACAATGCTTTCACATGCCGCCAAAGTTGGGGGGAGTATTGCACAAACCTTAAGAGACTATACTGAAGACTATCGAGATAAACGAACTCAAGAAGCAGAAGAGGTTGCAGCAAAAATTCCCACAAAAATGTTATTCCCAATGGTGATGTTTATCTGGCCTTGCTTCTTTATTGTGGCGCTGGGACCTGGATTAATGACGCTGTTCGATGCGCTAAAATAGCTAAGGAAATAAGAAATGGATTTCAAACTTAAAAAACTGGTTGTCGCATTGACCTTAGGTGTGAGCCTGTTCGGTTGTGCCTCAGATACCGACAACAAAAACAGCTCATTTGATAACAGCTTATATTCAGGTAAACCTGTTGACTCGTTAACTAATGAAGAGCCACCTAAAACAGAGTTAGAGGCTATTGAAAGAGGGGATAAAGCGCTAACCAATCAAAATTATGATTTAGCTCTTTATGAATATATTCGCTCACTCACGTTTAACGATGCAACTCATCAGCCTAAAACCCTCTATACCATAGGTCGAATCCATGCTGCAAAGGGAGATGTTGCACTAGCTGAAAAGGCGTATCTCAAATCAGTTGAGGCTGAGCCCAATAGCATTAAATCTTTGGAGGAGTTAGGGCTTATCTATACTAAGCAGGGCTTGGTAGATGAAGGTAGAACCTACTTCTTTAGAGCTGTAAGTGAGGATCAAGTTAGGCTTAATAACCCTCAGGTCTTGGAAAATTACTCTTCGCTTACAGACGAAGTTCTTAAAGATTTACCCTATGATTCTCAGAGCCCATTTAGAAGTTATATGGGACTGGGCGTATTATCTGATACGGAGCAAAACCATGACCTTGCTAAGCGCTACTATGAAAGAGCATTAGAGATTGCTCCAAACTCAACCCAGACTCTAGTTAACCTTGGTTATTCTCATTATATGAGTGGAGGGTACTATTTGGCGCAACGGATAACCAATCGCGCCCTTAAAAGAGAACCTGGGAATGAAAAAGCACTGAATAATCTGGCGTTAATCTATATTGCTTTAGGGGATAACCGACAAGCTTTGAATATATTTAAAAGGAATATGAGTGAGCCAGAAGCGCTTAATAATGTAGGTTACTTCGTGATGTTAAGGGGAAGCCCAGAAGAAGCGATTCCATACTTTCAACAAGCAATTGATAAAAAGCCTTCTTACTATAAGACGGCCAATGAGAACCTAGAAAGAGCTCTGTCGGAATTGCGACTGCAAAAAGTTGAACCGGTAGAAGGGTAGTACAGTAAGCTAAGATTAGTATGCCACATGGATAAGCACTCCAATTTATTGGAGTGCTTATTTTTTATTGCAGATAGAGCACTAGCAATGGTGGTAAGTACCAAAAAAATTGATGATTGAGCTACAATTATTACCTGAAGTTGGACTTATTATATTTTTGTTTAGGTTGCGTTTGTTTTGAAAATGGAATGTATGACTCCGATGTTGAAATGCTGGTGGTTTACCGCGTTGGGTCTGGGTGTTTTTTGAGCTAACTTGTCTTTGTTGTGTGATTAGTTTGTTAGGATTTATGTTTTTGGAAGCGTAAAATTGAGACGGCCTTCAAATACTGATAATTAACAGGCTAAGTGAGAATAATTATCTATTGTTGGTCTGATAGGGTTTGTGGGGGCTTTGCAGCCGTTCAAAGCTCTTTAAACACTTTAAGAAGGAGTATTCATAGATGAATACTGATAAAAAACTGTCTCTGACAGCCCGTGTGATTATGGGTATGGTATTAGGGATACTGACAGGTTTTATTATTCGTTTGATATTTTCAGAAAACCACTTTGTACAAGGTTATCTGGTAAACGGTTTATTTGATGTCGGTGGATCTATATTTATTGCAAGCTTAAAAATGCTTGTAGTGCCATTGGTCTTTGTCTCTCTAGTTTGCGGAACCAGTTCCCTAAAAGACATTTCTACCTTAGGTCGACTTGGTGGAAAAACGCTGCTTTTTTATATCATTACAACCATGATCGCTATCTCTATGGCTATTTTCATGGGAACGGTATTCCAGCCCGGTAGTGGTGCCGACCTCACTGCGGCAACCTCCTTTACTGCGACCGAAGCGCCTTCGCTAGGCAAAGTTATTATCGATATGTTCCCTACCAACCCGATTCAATCTATGGCTCAGGGAAACACACTGCAGATTATTGTATTTGCGTTGCTGTTTGGTATCGCGATAAGCGCTTGTGGCGAAGCTGGCGATAGAGTTGCCGCTGCATTTCGTGATATCAACGAAGTGATCATGAAGCTCGTTACGCTGCTTATGAATATCGCTCCTTATGGTGTGTTTTTCTTAATGTCGAAGCTGTTTGCAAATATTGGCCTTGGAGCTATTGTCAATCTGGGGGGTACTTCCTGGTATTGAGCGCCGCATTATTGATTCAAGGTTTGGTGGTATATCCAATATTATTGAAGGTTGCAACGGGTCTAAATCCGATCAACTTCTTGAAGAAAATGGAAGATGCGGTCATGTTCGCATTCTCTACTGCTTCTTCAAATGCAACCATTCCGGTGACTATGGAAACTGCGACTCATCGCTTGGGAGTCCATAACCGTGTTTCATCTTTTACTATACCGTTAGGTGCAACGATCAATATGGATGGTACTGCCATCATGCAAGGTGTTGCGACCGCCTTTATTGCACAAGCGTTCAATATTGACCTAACTATGGGGGACTATCTAACGGTAATCCTAACTGCGACATTGGCCTCTATAGGTACTGCTGGTGTCCCAGGGGTTGGTTTGATTATGCTTGCAATGGTATTGAACCAAGTGGGTCTTCCTTTAGAAGGTATTGCCTTAATTATGGGGGTGGATCGCCTATTGGATATGATTCGTACTGCGGTAAATATTACAGGTGATAGTGCGGTTACTGTAATTGTTGGTAAGTCAGAGGGTGCGTTAGATATCGATACATTCAACGACCCAGGCGCTGGTAAGAAGCAAGAGGAAGTTAATCTTCATACGTTATCTGAAAAGTAACAACTGAAGAGAGTTAGCTTTAGTTTTTGCTTCGCTCTAATGTCGAAGCATAATAAAAGGGAGAACATAATGTTCTCCCTTTTTTTACGTTTTTATTTCACGAAACAATAATTCATCTCGGAAACAATGGTTAGTTGTTGCTATGTAATTCGCTATTGAGTTCAACAGCAGACTTATTGGTAAGACACTCTACCGCACCTGATTGAGAGTTTCTGCGGAAAAGTAGATCCGACTTTCCAGCAAGATCACGTGCTTTTGCTATCTCAACTGGTTTACCATTGCTATCAAGCATCTGCACTTTGGTGCCAGCTGTTACGTACAAGCCAGATTCAATAGTACAGCGGTCCCCTAGAGGAAAGCCTAGGCCAGCATTAGCGCCAAGTAGGCTATTTTCACCAATAGCAATAACAACCTTACCGCCGCCAGAGAGTGTGCCCATAATTGAAGCACCACCACCAATGTCTGATCCTTCACCAACCATAACACCCGCTGAGATTCGACCTTCAACCATACTTACACCTGTTGTGCCAGCATTGAAGTTGATAAAGCCCTCGTGCATAACGGTTGTGCCTTCACCTACATGCGCACCAAGGCGTACACGAGAGGTATCAGCAATACGAACGCCAGTCGGAACAATGTAGTCTACCATTTTAGGGAATTTATCTACGCAATCGACCGTTAAAGCACGTCCAGCAAGGCGAGCGTCAATTTGACGTTCAGCAAGCTCAGGAAGATCGATAGGGCCTTCATTTGTCCATGCGATGTTGTGTAGTAGACCAAAAATACCATCGAGAACAATAGCGTGTGGTTTAGCAAGGCGATGAGAAATAAGTTGCAACTTTAAAAAGCCCTCGGCAACTGATTGAGGCTTGTCATCAGTTTCAAGAACTGTAATCACCAAAGGTTGAGTTGATTGTGCTGCTTTTGAAGCAAAGTTTGCGCTTGCAGATTGGTTATTATTTTCAAACACAGTTACAAGCTCGGCGCATTGCTGTGGAGATAGTTCAATACTTTGATTGCCTTGCGTGTAGTTTGATACCTGTTTAACTGCTGCAATTAAATCAGAAGTTGGGTTTAAGATTGGGGCAGGGAAGAAGGCTTCAATAATTTTACCAT
Above is a genomic segment from Vibrio gallicus containing:
- the cpaB gene encoding Flp pilus assembly protein CpaB, coding for MSKGTIIFLLVLSVVFGLGAVMVAKQWMEGQTQPQVKVETIERHPVVIAAVDIPEGTVIEAKHLAKKQLEVAWIDSTVVKDYGQLEGMVAKNQVFAGQIIHISHFGGPNEGASLAVLIPEDKRALTIRVNDVIGVAGFLLPGNKVDILNTRNNRTSTVLKNIRVLAVDQTARTNDNKPIIVRAVTLEVTPREAEKLLTENSRGTIQLALRNPQTIDKPQRRYVAPPSVTIIKGTSRSSIRVSE
- a CDS encoding type II and III secretion system protein family protein, coding for MKRILVLIFTMVSFVSVSLAASQSGRTISIPHHKSTHVEIAGKAKKVSLGDPNVLDIVMIRSDELFLIGKKLGSTNLSVWDAQGRLIESLNVEVTHDLNNLKQKLYEFLPNEQVQVHSSQDKLILSGLVSNQENMNIAVKVAQTYSAGQAANATEDDAGEADVGVINLMTIGGAQQVMLEVTVAEVQRSLVRRFDSNFHFFQKSGDFTWGATSAGAGIGQNAISGIIQPIIGNVGANEFGLLGGLVDSNTLFTFALDIAKENGVAKVLAEPNLTTLSGSQAKFLAGGEFPIPVPNDDGIGIEYKEYGVGLDFVPVVLSDQKINLQLAVEVSEVAATGALSYNPGDSNAAYIVPPITKRSASSTLELADGQTIGIAGLLNENSRDIANEMPGVGDIPVLGNLFKSKQYVSGETELVILVTPRLAKPIDRNKITLPTDGFVEPSDIEFYLIGKSAYYDSELVVPNSEKQAPESNKVPSSQGGSEGQFGHSL
- a CDS encoding AAA family ATPase, which gives rise to MSEIVKITPDNNHFKLVLKSQLQIWVVYSHESFKAHLNKQFAGCNNVSLVFMELERLAEGVLNQSAAPDLLFVQASSDWAHNISELYENNGLLQAGNTTLIVFGDEADSIELKTALRIGASDFLSESTTLEGLANLLKTISQEKLSSRHLSELFTFINSKGGCGASTVAMNVAIELAKIESNKVLLLDLDVQFGAIQDYLDLQPQHGLHDVIDGASGLDEVSLESLVSKHSSNLYFLNFQQLHPIENELKARDLHRVIPLLRQYYTHIVADLSRGIEANYGSLISLATKNYLIAQQGYVSLKNTNDMVSVLELEFGTPKNQLEVVINRYDKKHQLKITDIEEALGDVRVHVLPNDYKTVNESSNLGKPFAMNKKSTPISNAVTQLALSIVPQSESQTSWLKKLFS
- a CDS encoding CpaF family protein, producing the protein MFFKRKNINPDFERKANSAENQEQEQEQVVETKVSISPVTNVSQSDIDNVPELDKAQKQEQDVKHYFHKKLLETLDLGVLSNLEEGRAKRELQEAVSQLMNDDKTHPVSLEGRKRVIKQIEDEVFGLGPLEPLLNDRSVSDILVNGPQSVYVERFGKLERTPHTFLDERHLRNIIDRIVSQVGRRIDEASPMVDARLKDGSRVNAIIQPLAIDGASVSIRRFAVDRLTMDNMLGFNSLSPEMAKFIEAAVTGELNILISGGTGSGKTTTLNIFSGFIPSNKRIVTIEDSAELQLQQPHVVRLETRPANLEGKGEITQRDLVKNSLRMRPDRIVIGEVRGSEAVDMLSAMNTGHDGSLATIHANTPRDALSRVENMFAMAGWNMTAKNLRSQIASAIHLVVQMERQEDGKRRMVSVCEINGMEGDVITMSEIFKFRRRGIDENGNIIGEYIATGIVPSCHDNLVKRGLDIPFELFKASN
- a CDS encoding type II secretion system F family protein, translating into MDNLGLFLVLLFFAVLFISQALLLPVAGQKAKHGELAKRLKQAQRKVDEESLSLLQEYYLKEMTPFERQMVKIPAFERLKKMLELGGLKVTLGRLMGWVTLASVLALVVSLVLNQQWYVSVAIFFAPVVITYMWIQRCISKRLQTFEEQLPESLDIIKRVLQAGQPINQAFKEVGEEMPDPIGLEFSKTFNLLNFGYDMRLAIMQMVDRTPTVSMLAFASAVILQKETGGNLTENLDKVSKVLRARFKLARKIRTLSAEARLSSWILVLSPFALYILTMFINPTHAELLISDPRGITAVSVGIVSLAIGAFWIRRIVNIKV
- a CDS encoding type II secretion system F family protein, producing the protein MDFNSLLGTSSLQDLISRDNLFLFMVMVGTVLAVMAVGMLVLGVNSPLKRKLKSISGDSDPHARSDRMDSALKNFAPLMVPNSAKERHSIQLQLIQAGYHDQSALNLFYAIKLFSALIGVFLSAVVYFLMRDSGYMTLLIIVALWFGLFGPNMVLAKMVSERKDRVKAAVPDALDLLVVCTESGLGFNAALKRVGDELMVSHPDFAAELETVCAKIQAGVEMPIAFKELVDRTGVVELTGLVTMLSHAAKVGGSIAQTLRDYTEDYRDKRTQEAEEVAAKIPTKMLFPMVMFIWPCFFIVALGPGLMTLFDALK
- a CDS encoding tetratricopeptide repeat protein, producing MDFKLKKLVVALTLGVSLFGCASDTDNKNSSFDNSLYSGKPVDSLTNEEPPKTELEAIERGDKALTNQNYDLALYEYIRSLTFNDATHQPKTLYTIGRIHAAKGDVALAEKAYLKSVEAEPNSIKSLEELGLIYTKQGLVDEGRTYFFRAVSEDQVRLNNPQVLENYSSLTDEVLKDLPYDSQSPFRSYMGLGVLSDTEQNHDLAKRYYERALEIAPNSTQTLVNLGYSHYMSGGYYLAQRITNRALKREPGNEKALNNLALIYIALGDNRQALNIFKRNMSEPEALNNVGYFVMLRGSPEEAIPYFQQAIDKKPSYYKTANENLERALSELRLQKVEPVEG
- the dapD gene encoding 2,3,4,5-tetrahydropyridine-2,6-dicarboxylate N-succinyltransferase, which codes for MSFFALALGSATKNRDGKIIEAFFPAPILNPTSDLIAAVKQVSNYTQGNQSIELSPQQCAELVTVFENNNQSASANFASKAAQSTQPLVITVLETDDKPQSVAEGFLKLQLISHRLAKPHAIVLDGIFGLLHNIAWTNEGPIDLPELAERQIDARLAGRALTVDCVDKFPKMVDYIVPTGVRIADTSRVRLGAHVGEGTTVMHEGFINFNAGTTGVSMVEGRISAGVMVGEGSDIGGGASIMGTLSGGGKVVIAIGENSLLGANAGLGFPLGDRCTIESGLYVTAGTKVQMLDSNGKPVEIAKARDLAGKSDLLFRRNSQSGAVECLTNKSAVELNSELHSNN